The following coding sequences lie in one Myxococcus xanthus genomic window:
- a CDS encoding ATP-binding cassette domain-containing protein gives MSSVRAHRVSFAFSDAVPVLSEVDFHLSPGWTGLVGANGAGKSTLLRLLAGELTPTEGHLQFEPSAPTLRLCRQEVEALTPDISAFAESWDSVARRLHGQLGLDVTALERWPTLSPGERKRWQVGAALAAEPHLLLLDEPTNHLDAEARTWLVSALRRFRGLGIVVSHDRDLLESLTTSTLRVHHGSARLWPGAYTAARAHWEAERETEIATHQQARAEQRRAAHLLDQARREQQSADAARHTRKRLKNKHDNDARSMGAKVVAGWAEAGAGRRVGTARRELERVSEAVGEFTADKTVGRSVFLDYVRAPNPWLFTLDVPGLRAGDVELLGPVNLSVSREARVRIEGPNGAGKSTLVRALLENARIPLERVLYLPQDVSADEARATLDAVRALPPEERGRVLSLVAALGVDPERLLASEQPSPGEVRKLLIARGLGQHAWALVLDEPTNHLDLPSIERLEAALREYPGALMLVTHDTSFAQASTSEVWRVEHGQVTVTSG, from the coding sequence ATGTCTTCCGTGCGCGCGCACCGCGTTTCGTTCGCCTTTTCCGACGCCGTTCCCGTCCTCTCTGAAGTCGACTTCCACCTGTCCCCTGGCTGGACGGGGCTCGTGGGCGCCAATGGCGCCGGCAAGTCCACCCTGCTCCGGCTGTTGGCGGGAGAGCTGACGCCCACCGAGGGACACCTTCAGTTCGAACCCTCCGCCCCCACCCTCCGCCTCTGCCGGCAGGAGGTGGAGGCGCTGACGCCCGACATCTCCGCCTTCGCGGAGTCGTGGGACTCCGTCGCGCGGCGACTGCACGGCCAGTTGGGCCTGGACGTCACCGCGCTGGAGCGCTGGCCCACGCTGTCCCCGGGCGAGCGCAAGCGGTGGCAGGTGGGCGCCGCCCTGGCTGCGGAGCCCCACTTGCTGCTCTTGGACGAACCCACCAACCACCTGGATGCGGAGGCCCGCACATGGCTGGTCTCCGCGCTGCGCCGCTTCCGGGGCCTGGGCATCGTGGTGTCACACGACCGCGACCTGCTGGAGTCCCTCACCACCTCCACGCTGCGCGTCCACCACGGAAGCGCGCGGCTGTGGCCCGGCGCCTACACCGCCGCGCGGGCGCACTGGGAAGCCGAGCGTGAGACTGAAATCGCCACCCACCAGCAAGCCCGCGCCGAACAACGCCGCGCGGCGCATCTGCTGGACCAGGCCCGGCGCGAACAACAGTCCGCGGATGCCGCGCGGCACACCCGCAAGCGACTGAAGAACAAACACGACAACGACGCCCGCTCCATGGGCGCCAAGGTGGTGGCCGGCTGGGCGGAGGCAGGGGCCGGGCGGCGCGTGGGCACCGCACGACGCGAGTTGGAGCGCGTCAGCGAGGCCGTGGGCGAGTTCACCGCGGACAAGACGGTGGGCCGCTCCGTCTTCCTGGACTACGTGCGCGCGCCGAACCCGTGGCTCTTCACGCTGGACGTGCCCGGCCTCCGCGCCGGTGACGTGGAGCTGCTGGGCCCCGTGAATCTCTCCGTGAGCCGCGAGGCCCGTGTGCGCATCGAAGGGCCCAACGGCGCCGGCAAGAGCACCCTGGTGCGCGCACTGCTGGAGAACGCGCGCATTCCGCTGGAGCGCGTGCTCTACCTGCCCCAGGACGTCAGCGCGGACGAGGCCCGGGCCACGCTGGACGCGGTGCGCGCACTGCCGCCCGAGGAACGCGGACGTGTGCTGTCACTCGTCGCGGCGCTCGGCGTGGACCCGGAGCGGCTGCTCGCCTCCGAGCAACCCTCCCCCGGCGAGGTGCGCAAGCTCCTCATCGCCCGGGGACTGGGACAACACGCCTGGGCCCTGGTGCTGGACGAGCCCACCAACCACCTGGACCTGCCGTCCATCGAACGGCTGGAGGCGGCGCTGCGGGAGTACCCCGGCGCGCTGATGCTCGTCACGCATGACACGTCCTTCGCCCAGGCCAGCACCTCCGAGGTGTGGCGCGTGGAGCATGGCCAGGTGACGGTGACGTCCGGGTAG
- a CDS encoding phytanoyl-CoA dioxygenase family protein encodes MALHEREVTQYRTDGYLKVPQVLTPAEVAEFLEEATAMLRRHDTLQWPSEAGRVMDWGADAELESRLMRRLALHPEVTAIAEQLAGRPLRLFKSELLRKEQVGSAPTPVHVDEGAFPISGELVTLTAWVALVDVPAERGCMTFAERAPS; translated from the coding sequence ATGGCGTTGCATGAGCGCGAAGTCACGCAGTATCGGACCGATGGCTACCTGAAGGTTCCGCAGGTGCTCACTCCCGCGGAGGTCGCCGAGTTCCTCGAGGAGGCCACGGCGATGCTGCGCCGTCATGACACCCTCCAATGGCCCTCCGAAGCGGGGAGGGTCATGGATTGGGGCGCGGACGCGGAGCTCGAAAGCCGCCTCATGCGCCGCCTGGCGCTCCATCCCGAGGTGACGGCCATCGCGGAGCAACTGGCTGGCCGGCCGTTGCGACTGTTCAAGTCGGAGCTCCTGCGCAAGGAGCAGGTGGGCTCGGCGCCCACGCCCGTGCACGTCGACGAAGGCGCATTCCCCATCAGCGGTGAGCTGGTGACGCTCACCGCCTGGGTGGCGCTGGTGGATGTTCCCGCCGAGCGGGGTTGCATGACGTTCGCTGAGCGGGCCCCGTCCTGA
- a CDS encoding SPFH domain-containing protein, which translates to MEIVTIFGIFAVILVGIAATGIRIVPQAKVMVVERLGKFYKTASSGLNYLVPFVDAPRAIEMRTGNRFMRSNLVDLREQVMGFDTVQVITHDNVNMEVGSVIYYQIVEPAKALYQVENLALAIEQLTMTNLRNIMGGLTLDQTLTSRETVNTKLRIVLDEATEKWGVKVTRVELREIEPPQAIKAAMAKQMTAERERRAEVTKAEGDKAAAILQAEGEKISRILRAEAERDAEVARAEGHKRATMLQAEGKAEATRLVFEAIHTGRATPEVLALRYMETLQELGKGDNKIFVPYEATATLGAVATLKEVFAQTGDATRPAPAPARSAASLSAQAIARNTAVPEHATLPGSTPAVAPRRQRPALDTQDD; encoded by the coding sequence ATGGAAATCGTGACGATTTTCGGCATCTTCGCGGTCATCCTGGTGGGCATCGCCGCCACCGGTATCCGCATCGTTCCGCAGGCCAAGGTCATGGTCGTGGAGCGACTGGGCAAGTTCTACAAGACCGCCAGCAGCGGCCTCAACTACCTCGTCCCCTTCGTGGATGCCCCCCGCGCCATCGAGATGCGCACGGGCAACCGCTTCATGCGCAGCAACCTCGTGGACCTGCGTGAGCAGGTCATGGGCTTCGACACCGTCCAGGTCATCACCCACGACAACGTCAACATGGAGGTCGGCTCGGTCATCTACTACCAGATCGTCGAGCCCGCGAAGGCGCTCTATCAGGTGGAGAACCTCGCGCTCGCCATCGAGCAGCTCACGATGACGAACCTGCGCAACATCATGGGCGGGCTGACGCTGGACCAGACGCTCACCAGCCGCGAGACGGTCAACACCAAGCTGCGCATCGTGCTGGACGAGGCCACCGAGAAGTGGGGCGTCAAGGTGACGCGCGTGGAGCTGCGCGAAATCGAGCCGCCCCAGGCCATCAAGGCCGCCATGGCCAAGCAGATGACCGCCGAGCGTGAGCGCCGCGCCGAGGTCACCAAGGCCGAGGGCGACAAGGCCGCCGCCATCCTCCAGGCCGAGGGCGAGAAGATCTCCCGCATCCTCCGCGCCGAGGCCGAACGCGACGCCGAGGTTGCCCGCGCCGAAGGCCACAAGCGCGCCACCATGCTGCAGGCCGAAGGCAAGGCCGAGGCCACCCGGCTCGTCTTCGAGGCCATCCACACCGGCCGCGCCACCCCCGAGGTGCTCGCGCTGCGCTACATGGAGACCCTCCAGGAGCTGGGCAAGGGCGACAACAAGATATTCGTCCCCTACGAGGCCACCGCCACGCTGGGCGCCGTCGCCACGCTCAAGGAGGTCTTCGCCCAGACCGGGGATGCCACCAGGCCCGCCCCGGCGCCGGCCCGCTCCGCCGCGAGCCTGAGCGCCCAGGCCATTGCCAGGAACACGGCGGTCCCCGAGCACGCCACCCTCCCCGGCAGCACGCCCGCCGTGGCCCCTCGGCGCCAGCGGCCCGCCCTGGACACGCAGGACGACTGA